A genomic region of Helicoverpa armigera isolate CAAS_96S chromosome 31, ASM3070526v1, whole genome shotgun sequence contains the following coding sequences:
- the LOC135119191 gene encoding oxysterol-binding protein-related protein 8-like: WRAKGLKKPYNPVLGETFRCCWRHSQDSYTYYVAEQVSHHPPVSAFYVTNRKEGFVIEGSLLAKSKFYGNSTSAILEGCARIHLLNWGETYITTAPYAHCKGIVIGTLSMELGGKVHVMCPDTGYQADVEFKLRSFLGGADQTNSIQGRIKRGKETVAVLEGYWDGKIDIKDKKTGEESNLFDVSVLKEQRLPRYLMSMEKQQDFESAKLWIKVSEAIQNEDQIAATEQKTIIEEAQRGRARNLVTPWMPRLFHRNPHAAPPDGVTDQGWVYNHLNTTPWQADEIIEYEEDFVIKTLREGPPPVKTSVELRRDLARRMSDSDSHDELARPKSSARTLKQSLYAIDTALREQTLAIERLSKSVETISEAQRQAASNRPLNVGRVPTSSHSWDLFGGFVLAMVLQALLNWVFYQKD; encoded by the exons TGGCGCGCCAAGGGTCTGAAGAAGCCTTACAACCCGGTGCTGGGCGAGACCTTCCGCTGCTGTTGGCGGCACAGCCAGGACTCCTATACTTATTACGTGGCTGAACAG GTGTCCCATCACCCGCCGGTGTCAGCTTTCTACGTGACGAATCGGAAGGAGGGTTTCGTCATAGAAGGCAGTCTATTAGCTAAATCCAAATTCTACG GTAACTCAACGTCGGCCATACTAGAGGGTTGCGCCCGGATTCACCTGCTGAACTGGGGCGAGACCTACATTACTACTGCCCCTTATGCGCACTGTAAAGGCATTGTCATTGGTACTCTTAGCATGGAGTTAGGGGGAAAG GTACATGTTATGTGTCCCGATACTGGCTATCAAGCGGACGTAGAATTTAAACTAAGG TCGTTCCTAGGCGGTGCAGATCAGACGAACTCCATCCAGGGTAGAATTAAACGTGGTAAAGAAACTGTTGCCGTACTAGAAGGATATTGGGACGGGAAGATCGATATTAAGGATAAGAAGACCGGG GAGGAATCAAACCTATTTGACGTGTCTGTACTAAAAGAACAACGATTACCTCGATACCTCATGAGTATGGAGAAACAGCAAGACTTCGAGTCTGCCAAACTGTGGATCAAAGTCTCCGAGGCCATACAGAATGAGGACCAG ATAGCAGCGACAGAGCAGAAGACGATAATAGAGGAGGCTCAGCGCGGTCGGGCGCGGAACCTCGTGACGCCGTGGATGCCGAGACTGTTCCACAGGAACCCGCATGCTGCGCCGCCTGACG GTGTAACAGACCAAGGATGGGTGTACAATCATTTAAACACGAC GCCATGGCAAGCAGACGAAATAATAGAATACGAAGAGGATTTCGTAATAAAGACCCTTCGAGAAGGACCACCTCCAGTCAAGACCAGTGTGGAATTGAGACGGGATCTTGCTAGAAGAATGTCGGATTCCGACAGCCATGATGAACTGGCTCGACCTAAGAGTTCTGC acGGACATTAAAACAAAGTCTATACGCCATAGACACGGCATTAAGAGAACAAACTCTAGCGATAGAACGCCTATCCAAATCGGTTGAAACTATCAGCGAAGCCCAAAGACAAGCGGCTTCAAACAGACCTCTAAATGTGGGCCGGGTACCTACATCCAGCCACTCATGGGACCTCTTCGGAGGTTTCGTCCTAGCCATGGTGTTGCAAGCACTACTAAACTGGGTTTTCTACCAAAAAGACTGA
- the LOC110378638 gene encoding uncharacterized protein LOC110378638 produces MILIDMKLFFIIVVFAYITEGKVIVLRDYDEEPFFVEHENEDSDPKAYKVFSPDSKHRANRPKARPRHAVLHYGRHIYHLDSFKDLTKLRSKLDKINTDYISKGYIDLINDLIKSNHEREKGKQQGPELYILSKRPISFECNGKNCEDGYRKSSRQPTDDDLAYHHKKMPLGYHKRFKIVDNDSNFKRKKKKIYKSSEESRETKKKKYSSDSSSSESKESKETNESGEHSDSNDSKESGEEKSSEESKETSNESKLKSSESNEKSSESYEHKKKKKRNQDSSSRSSEERYTTKRPKKYGSQSNSDERWKKDDSSSKSYEDFTKRNDDSAEDKRKTFDNDVIIQGNKIYHSKNDKSKRHGKHKVDTRRRLQHFMPKRFHWKASEIHDLGYYWFNGPKGRYPAPQPLN; encoded by the exons atgattttaattgatatgaaattattttttataattgttgtttttg CATACATAACTGAAGGCAAAGTAATCGTTCTACGAGATTACGATGAAGAACCATTCTTTGTGGAACACGAAAATGAAGACAGTGACCCAAAAGCCTATAAAGTTTTCAGCCCAGACTCTAAGCATAGGGCGAATCGACCTAAGGCAAGACCGAGGCACGCAGTACTACACTACGGCAGACATATTTATCATTTAGACAGCTTCAAAGATCTCACAAAACTAAGATCCAAACTCGACAAAATTAATACTGATTACATCTCTAAAGGTTACATAGATTTAATTAACGATCTTATAAAATCTAATCATGAAAGAGAAAAAGGAAAGCAACAAGGTCCAGAACTGTATATACTGTCAAAACGACCAATAAGTTTTGAATGCAACGGTAAGAACTGCGAAGATGGTTATAGAAAGTCTAGCAGACAGCCAACTGACGATGATTTGGCTTATCATCACAAAAAAATGCCTCTAGGTTACCACAAAAGATTTAAAATCGTTGACAATGACAGCAATTTTAAACGGAAGAAGAAAAAGATTTATAAATCATCGGAAGAGTCAAGGGAGACAAAGAAAAAGAAGTATTCCTCCGATTCCAGTTCTTCTGAAAGTAAAGAGAGTAAGGAAACGAATGAGAGTGGAGAACACAGCGATAGTAACGATTCAAAAGAGAGTGGGGAAGAAAAAAGCAGTGAAGAATCAAAAGAAACTAGCAACGAAAGCAAACTAAAGAGCAGCGAAAGCAATGAAAAAAGCAGTGAAAGTTATGAAcacaagaaaaagaagaagagaAACCAAGATTCAAGTTCCAGAAGTTCAGAAGAAAGATACACAACAAAACGACCGAAAAAATACGGCTCGCAATCAAATAGCGACGAGCGATGGAAAAAAGACGATTCGTCTTCTAAAAGCTATGAAGATTTCACGAAACGAAATGACGATTCGGCAGAAGATAAACGAAAAACATTTGATAACGATGTAATTATACAGGGCAATAAGATTTATCATTCGAAAAATGATAAGTCGAAGAGACACGGAAAACATAAGGTGGACACACGAAGGAGGCTACAGCACTTTATGCCAAAAAGGTTCCATTGGAAAGCGTCGGAAATACATGATTTGGGTTACTATTGGTTTAATGGGCCGAAGGGACGGTATCCAGCGCCACAGCCGTTGAattaa